Proteins found in one Papio anubis isolate 15944 chromosome 13, Panubis1.0, whole genome shotgun sequence genomic segment:
- the LOC103878374 gene encoding uncharacterized protein LOC103878374, with amino-acid sequence MASTYQVTGISTTKPGVRVPSAGQPARVTAGGQPWRGVTWGSSPSARSAGFASFGNENPHPSRGTERGNPAQVPCVRARLRGQRRQGEEEAEAGRLDPRHQLILPCYTHTHANNVSKKLSCDFVPRLSCSSLSWAGECFWGPTPGCWLIAAGGFRRRCDPGRPRTAYKGSREGQWPQHSAPVPVRAALWAARAAQCGRGCRERGRGKREGGRRPGEECGCVCGRKGRPAASCFLSVSAGGGGGRVGAGSLVTRLANSKAELVSPS; translated from the coding sequence ATGGCATCCACTTACCAGGTAACCGGGATTTCCACAACAAAGCCCGGTGTGCGGGTCCCTTCCGCCGGCCAGCCAGCGCGAGTGACAGCGGGCGGCCAGCCCTGGCGAGGAGTAACTTGGGGCTCCAGCCCTTCAGCGCGCTCCGCGGGCTTTGCCTCCTTCGGAAATGAAAACCCCCATCCAAGCCGGGGGACGGAGCGCGGAAACCCGGCCCAAGTGCCGTGTGTGCGCGCGCGTCTGCGAGGGCAGCGGCggcagggggaggaggaggcagaggcggggCGGCTGGACCCTCGGCATCAGCTCATTCTCCCCtgctacacacatacacacgcaaaTAATGTTTCTAAAAAGTTGAGTTGCGACTTTGTGCCTCGCCTGTCCTGTTCATCCTTGTCCTGGGCCGGGGAATGCTTCTGGGGGCCGACCCCGGGATGCTGGCTAATTGCTGCAGGCGGCTTCCGTCGCCGGTGCGACCCTGGACGGCCGCGGACGGCTTACAAGGGGTCCCGGGAGGGGCAGTGGCCGCAGCACTCGGCGCCGGTGCCTGTGCGCGCCGCGCTCTGGGCTGCCCGGGCGGCGCAGTGTGGACGCGGctgcagggagaggggaagggggaagagggagggaggaaggcggCCCGGCGAGGAGTGTGGATGTGTGTGCGGCCGCAAGGGCCGGCCTGCAGCCAGCTGCTTCCTGAGTGTGAGCGccggagggggagggggaagagtgGGGGCGGGCTCGCTGGTCACTAGGCTGGCCAATTCGAAGGCTGAGCTTGTGTCTCCCTCTTga